A genomic segment from Anabas testudineus chromosome 6, fAnaTes1.2, whole genome shotgun sequence encodes:
- the LOC113166287 gene encoding cytosolic 5'-nucleotidase 1A-like isoform X1, translating to MVSTVQNTDVTQVGLTCMKVEVSRTLSSLKTVMQKDAERAVVIAVTSHAVFEFGADGDEAYEVGVAFPLMQALKRVNECLLKENPTESLLFDVVLVTTDSQQQQQSSRIISSTRHYGLDVSRFCFSSEEDFVESLLQHKVQLFLSTDRNETSQASQRGVPSALLDQHTASCSSEQLRVLFCGDSIVQPDTGPTPASRQAAQGFSAQLGEMRRAFGMLDSPLSFILVTSRGGRESCSSALQTLRSRGISVDEAYCLAGAPRGPILSLLRPHFLLSDGFSGPEE from the exons ATGGTCTCCACGGTCCAGAACACGGACGTGACGCAGGTAGGACTCACCTGCATGAAGGTTGAAGTCAGTAGGACTTTGTCATCTCTAAAGACAGTGATGCAG AAAGACGCTGAGCGTGCAGTGGTCATTGCAGTAACGTCTCATGCAGTGTTTGAATTTGGAGCTGATGGAGATGAGGCGTACGAAGTGGGCGTCGCTTTCCCCCTGATGCAG gcaCTGAAGAGAGTGAATGAATGTCTGCTGAAGGAAAATCCTACTGAGTCGCTGTTGTTTGACGTCGTCCTGGTCACTACTGACagccaacagcagcaacagagcTCCCGGATCATCAGCAGCACCAGACATTACG GACTTGACGTcagcaggttttgtttttccagtgaaGAGGATTTTGTGGAGAGTTTACTGCAACATAAAGTTCAACTCTTCCTTTCAACAGACAGAAACGAGACGTCACAGGCATCACAGAGAG GTGTTCCTTCTGCGCTGCTGGACCAGCACACAGCTTCATGTTCATCAGAACAACTCAGAGTCTTGTTCTGTGGAGACTCCATCGTCCAGCCTGACACCGGCCCAACGCCGGCGAGCCGACAGGCCGCTCAG GGTTTCTCTGCACAGCTTGGTGAGATGCGACGGGCGTTCGGCATGCTCGACAGCCCTCTCAGCTTCATCCTGGTGACGTCGCGCGGCGGCCGGGAGAGCTGTAGCAGCGCCCTGCAGACGCTGCGCTCCCGCGGCATAAGTGTGGATGAGGCGTACTGCCTGGCAGGGGCCCCACGGGGGCCCATCTTATCCCTGCTCCGTCCTCACTTCCTGCTCAGTGACGGCTTCAGCGGGCCGGAGGAGTGA
- the LOC113166287 gene encoding cytosolic 5'-nucleotidase 1A-like isoform X2: MVSTVQNTDVTQKDAERAVVIAVTSHAVFEFGADGDEAYEVGVAFPLMQALKRVNECLLKENPTESLLFDVVLVTTDSQQQQQSSRIISSTRHYGLDVSRFCFSSEEDFVESLLQHKVQLFLSTDRNETSQASQRGVPSALLDQHTASCSSEQLRVLFCGDSIVQPDTGPTPASRQAAQGFSAQLGEMRRAFGMLDSPLSFILVTSRGGRESCSSALQTLRSRGISVDEAYCLAGAPRGPILSLLRPHFLLSDGFSGPEE; encoded by the exons ATGGTCTCCACGGTCCAGAACACGGACGTGACGCAG AAAGACGCTGAGCGTGCAGTGGTCATTGCAGTAACGTCTCATGCAGTGTTTGAATTTGGAGCTGATGGAGATGAGGCGTACGAAGTGGGCGTCGCTTTCCCCCTGATGCAG gcaCTGAAGAGAGTGAATGAATGTCTGCTGAAGGAAAATCCTACTGAGTCGCTGTTGTTTGACGTCGTCCTGGTCACTACTGACagccaacagcagcaacagagcTCCCGGATCATCAGCAGCACCAGACATTACG GACTTGACGTcagcaggttttgtttttccagtgaaGAGGATTTTGTGGAGAGTTTACTGCAACATAAAGTTCAACTCTTCCTTTCAACAGACAGAAACGAGACGTCACAGGCATCACAGAGAG GTGTTCCTTCTGCGCTGCTGGACCAGCACACAGCTTCATGTTCATCAGAACAACTCAGAGTCTTGTTCTGTGGAGACTCCATCGTCCAGCCTGACACCGGCCCAACGCCGGCGAGCCGACAGGCCGCTCAG GGTTTCTCTGCACAGCTTGGTGAGATGCGACGGGCGTTCGGCATGCTCGACAGCCCTCTCAGCTTCATCCTGGTGACGTCGCGCGGCGGCCGGGAGAGCTGTAGCAGCGCCCTGCAGACGCTGCGCTCCCGCGGCATAAGTGTGGATGAGGCGTACTGCCTGGCAGGGGCCCCACGGGGGCCCATCTTATCCCTGCTCCGTCCTCACTTCCTGCTCAGTGACGGCTTCAGCGGGCCGGAGGAGTGA
- the LOC113166287 gene encoding cytosolic 5'-nucleotidase 1A-like isoform X3, with protein sequence MQALKRVNECLLKENPTESLLFDVVLVTTDSQQQQQSSRIISSTRHYGLDVSRFCFSSEEDFVESLLQHKVQLFLSTDRNETSQASQRGVPSALLDQHTASCSSEQLRVLFCGDSIVQPDTGPTPASRQAAQGFSAQLGEMRRAFGMLDSPLSFILVTSRGGRESCSSALQTLRSRGISVDEAYCLAGAPRGPILSLLRPHFLLSDGFSGPEE encoded by the exons ATGCAG gcaCTGAAGAGAGTGAATGAATGTCTGCTGAAGGAAAATCCTACTGAGTCGCTGTTGTTTGACGTCGTCCTGGTCACTACTGACagccaacagcagcaacagagcTCCCGGATCATCAGCAGCACCAGACATTACG GACTTGACGTcagcaggttttgtttttccagtgaaGAGGATTTTGTGGAGAGTTTACTGCAACATAAAGTTCAACTCTTCCTTTCAACAGACAGAAACGAGACGTCACAGGCATCACAGAGAG GTGTTCCTTCTGCGCTGCTGGACCAGCACACAGCTTCATGTTCATCAGAACAACTCAGAGTCTTGTTCTGTGGAGACTCCATCGTCCAGCCTGACACCGGCCCAACGCCGGCGAGCCGACAGGCCGCTCAG GGTTTCTCTGCACAGCTTGGTGAGATGCGACGGGCGTTCGGCATGCTCGACAGCCCTCTCAGCTTCATCCTGGTGACGTCGCGCGGCGGCCGGGAGAGCTGTAGCAGCGCCCTGCAGACGCTGCGCTCCCGCGGCATAAGTGTGGATGAGGCGTACTGCCTGGCAGGGGCCCCACGGGGGCCCATCTTATCCCTGCTCCGTCCTCACTTCCTGCTCAGTGACGGCTTCAGCGGGCCGGAGGAGTGA